The proteins below are encoded in one region of Flavobacterium nackdongense:
- a CDS encoding aminopeptidase P N-terminal domain-containing protein encodes MRKLLLGLLFSFFIHFSSAQTDKPTDYLASEFHKDRREALRKKMPKNTVAVFFGNPERNRANDVDFIYHQDPNFYYLTGYKEPNCVLVVFSEAQKNTEGKLINEILYVQEKNPKAEQWTGIRLGVDGAKSELGFENAYNGKDFLKSGINFQNFDTVFFTEFQNDIRDSKRDEASLFKLVASFKDQIGYNSKRMEKSETNLQKEIDGVKQINVKKAKLDATTLDDYMASLREIKAKEELALLTKAVRISAMGQREIMKAMHVGMSEFEIQGIHEYVYKKYGSEYEGYPSIVGAGNNGCVLHYIENSKTKVENDLVLMDLGAEYHGYTADVTRTIPANGTFSTEQKLIYDLVYQAQEAGIKAVIIGNSFEVPDQVGRKIITEGLMKLGIISNPSDSRLYFPHGTSHHIGLDVHDPGKYENFEENMVLTVEPGIYIPKGSNCDKKWWGIAVRIEDDILVTKKGPINLSAEAPRKSDEIEALMKEKSALDNFVLPEIK; translated from the coding sequence ATGAGAAAGTTGCTTTTGGGTTTGCTATTTTCCTTTTTTATCCATTTTTCTTCGGCTCAAACCGATAAACCAACGGACTATCTTGCTTCTGAATTTCACAAAGATAGAAGAGAGGCTTTGCGAAAAAAAATGCCCAAAAACACGGTAGCAGTGTTCTTTGGTAATCCTGAAAGAAACAGAGCTAATGATGTAGATTTTATTTATCATCAAGATCCAAATTTTTATTATTTGACGGGTTATAAAGAGCCAAATTGTGTTTTGGTGGTGTTTTCTGAAGCGCAAAAAAACACTGAAGGTAAATTGATAAACGAAATTTTATACGTCCAAGAAAAAAATCCGAAAGCGGAGCAATGGACAGGAATTCGTCTGGGAGTAGATGGAGCCAAAAGTGAGCTAGGTTTTGAAAATGCTTATAACGGTAAGGATTTCTTGAAGTCTGGAATTAATTTTCAAAACTTTGATACGGTATTTTTTACTGAATTTCAAAATGACATTAGAGATTCTAAAAGAGATGAAGCTTCATTATTTAAACTGGTAGCTTCATTCAAGGATCAAATTGGATATAATTCCAAAAGAATGGAAAAAAGTGAAACGAATTTGCAAAAAGAAATAGATGGTGTAAAACAAATAAATGTAAAAAAAGCCAAATTAGATGCCACCACTCTTGATGATTATATGGCAAGTTTAAGGGAAATTAAAGCTAAAGAAGAACTAGCATTGCTAACTAAAGCAGTTCGTATTTCGGCTATGGGGCAACGAGAAATTATGAAAGCGATGCACGTAGGTATGTCTGAATTTGAAATTCAAGGAATACACGAATATGTTTATAAAAAATACGGAAGTGAGTACGAGGGATACCCCTCTATTGTTGGTGCGGGAAACAATGGCTGTGTTTTGCATTATATCGAAAATTCTAAAACTAAAGTTGAAAATGATTTAGTTTTAATGGATTTGGGTGCCGAATATCACGGATATACGGCTGATGTAACTCGAACTATTCCCGCAAATGGTACCTTTTCGACAGAGCAAAAATTAATCTATGATTTGGTGTATCAAGCTCAGGAAGCCGGAATTAAGGCCGTTATTATTGGCAATAGTTTTGAAGTTCCCGACCAAGTAGGGCGGAAAATAATTACAGAAGGGTTAATGAAATTGGGAATCATAAGTAATCCATCAGATTCAAGGCTGTATTTTCCTCACGGTACTTCACACCACATCGGATTAGATGTTCATGATCCTGGAAAATATGAAAATTTTGAAGAAAATATGGTGCTCACAGTGGAACCTGGCATTTATATTCCAAAGGGAAGCAATTGTGATAAAAAATGGTGGGGAATTGCAGTACGAATTGAAGATGATATTTTGGTTACCAAAAAAGGCCCCATCAACTTATCAGCCGAAGCTCCACGAAAGTCTGACGAAATAGAAGCATTAATGAAAGAAAAAAGTGCTTTGGACAACTTCGTGCTTCCAGAAATTAAATAA
- a CDS encoding DUF1697 domain-containing protein, whose product MKTHLALLRGINVSGHNMIKMEALKTTLEAVGFQNVQTYIQSGNVFVDTEEENPAAVGFKIKQEIFKAFGHEVPIVVIGKSDLEACFKNNPFLKEKDLDIKKLYVAFISTTLKSESINDLKMSQVKPDDASIDGTKIYIKYAVGAGKTRFDQKYIEKKLNVTATIRNWNTVTQLLQLYEER is encoded by the coding sequence CATTACTTCGCGGCATCAACGTTTCCGGTCACAATATGATAAAAATGGAGGCTTTGAAAACGACTTTGGAAGCGGTTGGTTTTCAAAACGTGCAAACATATATCCAATCGGGGAATGTTTTTGTCGATACCGAAGAAGAAAATCCTGCTGCTGTGGGTTTCAAAATCAAGCAGGAAATCTTCAAGGCCTTTGGTCACGAAGTTCCCATCGTGGTTATTGGAAAATCTGATTTAGAAGCGTGTTTCAAAAACAATCCTTTTTTGAAAGAGAAGGATTTAGATATTAAAAAATTATACGTCGCATTCATTTCTACGACTTTGAAAAGCGAGAGTATAAATGATTTGAAAATGAGTCAGGTAAAACCCGATGACGCCAGTATTGATGGTACTAAAATCTACATCAAATATGCTGTTGGGGCAGGAAAAACAAGATTTGACCAGAAATACATCGAAAAAAAATTGAATGTTACGGCAACGATTCGGAATTGGAATACCGTAACGCAATTGCTTCAGCTCTATGAGGAAAGATAA
- a CDS encoding DUF7935 family protein, translating to MDNTQIITLVSYSLPTLIMAFVAYSFYELYTKNESAKRLYLLKKETKPESLSIRLQAYERMTLFLERINPSQLLVRISPISEDKTDYQNFVIAQIEQEYEHNLTQQIYVSEECWSTITNAKNATIQMILLAAKNEKIADANQLRELILKDLLAKSSPSGTALSFLKNEVGQLW from the coding sequence ATGGACAACACGCAAATTATCACATTAGTTAGTTATTCTCTACCCACCTTAATTATGGCTTTTGTAGCCTATAGTTTTTATGAACTTTACACCAAAAACGAAAGTGCCAAACGCCTCTATTTGTTGAAAAAAGAAACAAAACCCGAAAGTTTATCGATAAGATTGCAAGCCTACGAGCGAATGACCTTGTTTTTGGAACGCATCAATCCATCGCAATTATTGGTTCGGATTAGCCCGATTTCGGAAGATAAAACGGATTATCAAAATTTTGTAATCGCCCAAATCGAACAAGAATACGAACACAATTTGACCCAACAAATTTATGTGTCAGAAGAATGTTGGTCGACCATCACGAATGCCAAAAACGCCACTATTCAAATGATTCTTTTGGCGGCAAAAAACGAAAAAATTGCTGATGCCAATCAGTTGCGAGAATTGATTTTGAAAGATTTATTAGCAAAATCATCGCCGAGCGGCACAGCACTTTCTTTTCTAAAAAACGAAGTAGGACAGCTTTGGTAA
- a CDS encoding sulfite exporter TauE/SafE family protein has protein sequence METYIIIFLCLASFTAGFIDAIVGGGGLIQTPVALILLPNVAVSSIIGTLKIPAFSGTSFAAYQYLKKVEMNWKLLATMMILAFPSAFLGSTLLTYVSNDFMKPLLLVVLSLLVVYTYAQKNFGQHSVKSHSARTQILYAVLISFVVGFYDGFIGPGTGSFLVVAFIALMGFDFLQASANAKMVNLATNFGSICLFVLKGKIIWAVAIPMAFSNACGGWLGAKLAINRGNKFIRIFFLVVVVGTLIRFAWDVFFKFK, from the coding sequence ATGGAAACCTATATCATTATTTTTCTTTGTTTAGCATCTTTTACCGCAGGTTTCATTGATGCCATAGTAGGAGGTGGCGGATTGATTCAAACTCCCGTTGCTTTAATATTGTTGCCCAATGTCGCTGTTTCGTCCATTATAGGAACCTTGAAAATTCCCGCCTTCAGCGGAACTTCTTTTGCTGCCTATCAATACCTCAAAAAAGTGGAAATGAATTGGAAATTGCTTGCTACTATGATGATTTTGGCTTTTCCTTCGGCTTTTTTGGGATCGACTCTGCTTACTTATGTGAGCAATGATTTTATGAAACCTTTACTGTTGGTTGTGCTATCACTTTTGGTGGTGTATACCTATGCACAAAAGAATTTCGGTCAACATAGCGTAAAATCACATTCTGCCAGAACACAAATTCTTTATGCAGTATTGATCAGTTTTGTGGTGGGTTTTTATGATGGATTTATTGGTCCCGGAACCGGAAGTTTTTTGGTGGTAGCCTTTATTGCCTTGATGGGATTCGATTTTTTGCAGGCTTCCGCCAATGCTAAAATGGTGAATCTGGCAACTAATTTTGGTTCGATTTGTTTGTTTGTGCTAAAGGGAAAAATCATTTGGGCAGTCGCCATTCCTATGGCTTTCAGTAATGCCTGCGGAGGTTGGTTGGGTGCCAAACTTGCCATAAACAGAGGAAATAAATTCATCCGAATCTTCTTTTTGGTAGTAGTTGTCGGCACATTGATTCGGTTTGCCTGGGATGTTTTTTTTAAATTTAAATAG